ataccacgaaattggggagaaaaaggggtaaaattcaaaaaatataaaaatatttttttaaattatggtggaaaaataagtatttggtcacctacaaacaagcaagagttCTGACTCtcgcagacctgtaacttcttctttaagaggctcctctgtcctccactcgttaactttattaatggcatctgtttgaacttgttatcagtaaaaaagacacctgtccacaacctcaaacagtcacactccaaactccactatggccaagagctgtcaaaggacaccagaaacaaaattgtagacctgcaccaggctgggaagactgaatctgcaataggtaagcagcttggtttgaagaaatcaactgtgggagcaattattaggaaatggaagacatacaagaccactgataatctccctcgatctggggttaAAATGATCACaggaacggtgagcaaaaatcccagaaccacacggggggacctagtgaatgacctgcagagagctgggaccaaagtaacaaagcctaccatcagcaagggcattgaagatgaaacgtggctgggtctgaTCCCAAAcataccgcccgggcaacgaaggactggcttcgtaagaagcatttcaaggtcctggagtggcctagccagtctccagatagaaaatctttggagggagttgaaagtccgtgttgcccagcaacagccccaaaacatcactgctctagaggagatctgcatggagtaatgggccaaaataccagcaacagtgtgtgaaaaccttgtgaaggcttacagaaaacgtttgacctctgtcatagccaacaaagggtatataacaaagtattgagataaacttttgttaatgaccaaatacttattttccaccataatttgcaaataaattcataaaaaatcctacaatgtgattttctggattttttttctcgcattttgtctgtcatagttgaagtgtacctatgatgaaaattacaggcctctctcatctttttaagtgggagaacttgcacaattggtggctgactaaatacttttttgccccactctctctatatatattagCCTAGCAATGTAGTATGTGTATGCTATACTCATAATGTACAGAACTTTGGGATTTGTGTATGTGAATAGAAAGtaaatgatataataataataataataatatatgccatttagcagacgcttttatccaaagcgacttacagtcatgtgtgcatacattctacgtatgggtggtcccggggatcgaacccactaccatggcgttacaagcgccatgctctaccaactgagctacagaaggaccacataacatttatttttgttgttattaTCAATATCATATATATGCCGTTTAGGTACCTACGTGGTCCCAGAGTACAACGACACTGTGAAGATCCAAAGTAGTGCCTCCAGCCGTAGTTCCAGACTCGACCTGAAGGAAGACGCTGTGGAGGAGGTCAGCCAACTCTGCTGTGTATTCATCACGTTTCCCTCTGGGGTGCTGGAGCACTGTGCACATACCCGGATCAATGAAAACACTGGTACTCTCCCTCTATACCTTTATctcgtttccctctttctctctctttctctctttctctctttctctctttctttctctctctctctcaacaaaagtttctctctgtctatgtgaAATACATCCTGGGCATTCctttctctcacttcctctctcacttcctctctcattttctctctcgctctcattttctctctcattttctctctctctctctctctctctctctctctctctctctctctctctctctctctctctctctctctctctctctctctctctctctctctctctctctctctctctctctctctattatattctattctgttctattcaattcaattcaatataagggctttattggcatgggaaacatatgttggCATTGCCAAAGCAGTGGAGGCCCACGATCTTCTGCTGTTGGAAGTCCTGTGTtttacatgtctgtgtgtctgtccacaGCAGAGGCCCAGGAGTCAGAGGATGCACAGCGGCTGCTAGGGGAAAGAACTTTGGAACAGTGGTCCCTGTTGGTTGGAGGCTCTACCATCAGCATCCTGAGCATTGTGACCTCACTGTACTACTGCTGGAAGTACTGCTGCAGACACTGCTGTCACAGGTAGGCCTACCTCAGTGGAGGTTGGTGCTGTTTAAGATGAGGCTACTGTAGATCATTGAAAAACGTTTTGTCTGTCTCTCAACCTATCAAAATCATtcttccctctgtatctctattCCAAGCTCATTTTActgtctctccatcatctctatcactgctctctcttccactttgtttttctctttgtctctatctGTCACACACAGGATGGAAAGACaggcctcactctctctctctgtcacacacagggtGGAAAGACAGGCATcactctctcagtcacacacaggatGGAAAGACaggcctcactctctctctctcagtcacacacagggtGGAAAGACaggcctcactctctctctgtcacacacaggatggaaagagaggcctcactctctctctctgtcacacacaggatGGAAAGACaggcctcactctctctctctgtcacacacaggatGGAAAGACaggcctcactctctctctgtcacacacaggatGGAAAGACaggcctcactctctctctctgtcacacacaggatggaaagagaggcctcactctctctctctgtcacacacaggatGGAAAGACaggcctcactctctctctgtcacacacaggatGGAAAGACaggcctcactctctctctgtcacacacaggatGGAAAGACaggcctcactctctctctctgtcacacacaggatGGAAAGACaggcctcactctctctctgtcacacacagggtGGAAAGACaggcctcactctctctctgtcacacacaggatGGAAAGACaggcctcactctctctctctgtcacacacaggatGGAAAGACaggcctcactctctctctctctgtcacacacagggtGGAAAGACaggcctcactctctctgtcacacacaggatGGAAAGACaggcctcactctctctctgtcacacacaggatGGAAAGACaggcctcactctctctctgtcacacacagaaTGGAAAGACaggcctcactctctctctgtcactctctctgtcagtaaaGTGTCCAGTAGCACTGATTCTAACACCAAAGGTTATCAGCTCTCTGACTCTAACAACAAGACTCATCTGCTCTCTGAGTCTAACAACAAGACTCACCTGCTCTCTGACTCTAACAACAAGACTCATCTGCTCTCTGACTCTAACAACAAGACTCATCTGCTCTCTGACTCTAACAACAAGACTCATCTGCTCTCTGACTCTAACAACAAGACTCATCTGCTCTCTGAGTCTAACAACAAGACTCATCTGCTCTCTGACTCTAACAACAAGACTCATCTGCTCTCTGACTAACAACAAGACTCATCTGCTCTATGACTCTAACAACAAGACTCATCTGCTCTCTGACTCTAAAAACAAGACTCATCTGCTCTCTGACTAACAACAAGACTCATCTGCAAGACTCATCTGCTCTCTGACTAACAACAAGACACTCATCTGGCCTCAGTCTAACAACAagactcatctctctctaacaacaAGACTCATCTGCTCTCTGGAAAGACTCATCTGCTCTCTGACTCTCAACAAGACTCATCTGCTCTCTGACTCTAAAAACAAGACTCATCTGCTCTCTGACTCTAACAACAAGACTCATCTGGACTCATCTGCTCTCTGAGTCTAACAACAAGACTCATCTGCTCTCTGACTCTAACAACAAGACTCATCTGCTCTCTGACTCTAACAACAAGACTCATCTGCTCTCTCTAACAACAAGACTCATCTGCTCTCTGACTCTAACAACGAGACTCATCTGCTCTCTGACTCTAACAACAAGACTCATCTGCTCTCTGACTCTAACAAAGACTCATCTGCTCTCAGTCTAACAACAAGACTCATCTGCTCTATGACTCTAACACTCATCTGCTCTCTGACTCTAACAACAAGACTCATCTGCTCTCTGACTCTAACAACAAGACTCATCTGCTCTCTGAGTCTAACAACAAGACTCATCTGCTCTCTGACTAACAACAAGACTCATCTGCTCTCTGACTAACAACAAGACTCATCTGCTCTCTGACTCTAACAGCAAGACTCATCTGCTCTCTGACTCTAACAACGAGACTCATCTGCTCTCTGACTCTAACAACACTCAGACTCAAGATCATCTGCTCTCTGACTCTAACAACAAGACTCATCTGCTCTCTGACTCTAACAACAAGACTCATCTGCTCTCTGACTCTAACAACAAGACTCATCTGCTCTCTGACTCTAACAACAAGACTCATCTGCTCTCTGAGTCTAACAACAAGACTCATCTGCTCTCTGACTCTAACAACAAGACTCATCTGCTCTCTGAATAACAACAAGACTCATCTGCTCTATGACTCTAACAACAAGACTCATCTGCTCTCTGACTCTAACAACAAGACTCATCTGCTCTCTGACTCTAACAACAAGACTCATCTGCTCTCTGACTAACAACAAGACTCATCTGCAAGACTCATCTGCTCTCTGACTAACAACAAGACTCATCTGCTCTCTGAGTCTAACAACAAGACTCATCTGCTCTCTGAGTCTAACAACAAGACTCATCTGCTCTCTGAGTCTAACAACAAGACTCATCTGCTCTCTGACTCTAAAAACAAGACTTATCTGCTCTCTGACTCTAACAACGAGACTCATCTGCTCTCTGACTAACAACGAGACTCATCTGCTCTCTGAGTCTAACAACAAGACTCATCTGCTCTCTGACTCTAACAACAGGACTCATCTGCTCTCTGACTCTAACAACAAGACTCATCTGCTCTCTGACTCTAACAACAAGACTCATCTGCTCTCTGACTCTAACAACGAGACTCATCTGCTCTCTGACTCTAACAACAAGACTCATCTGCTCTCTGACTCTAACAACGAGACTCATCTGCTCTCTGAGTCTAACAACAAGACTCATCTGCTCTCTGACTCTAACAACAAGACTCATCTGCTCTCTGACTCTAACAACAAGACTCATCTGCTCTCTGAGTCTAACAACAAGACTCATCTGCTCTCTGACTAACAACAAGACTCATCTGCTCTCTGACTAACAACAAGACTCATCTGCTCTCTGACTCTAACAGCAAGACTCATCTGCTCTCTGACTCTAACAACGAGACTCATCTGCTCTCTGACTCTAACAACAAGACTCATCTGCTCTCTGACTCTAACAACACTCAGACTAACAACAAGACTCATCTGCTCTCTGACTCTAACAACAAGACTCATCTGCTCTCTGACTCTAACAACAAGACTCATCTGCTCTCTGACTCTAACAACAAGACTCATCTGCTCTCTGACTCTAACAACAAGACTCATCTGCTCTCTGACTCTAACAACAAGACTCATCTGCTCTCTGACTCTAACAACAAGACTCATCTGCTCTATGACTCTAACAACAAGACTCATCTGCTCTCTGACTCTAACAACAAGACTCATCTGCTCTCTGACTCTAACAACAAGACTCATCTGCTCTCTGACTAACAACAAGACTCAGACTCATCTGCTCTCTGACTAACAACAAGACTCATCTGCTCTCTGAGTCTAACAACAAGACTCATCTGCTCTCTGAGTCTAACAACAAGACTCATCTGCTCTCTGAGTCTAACAACAAGACTCATCTGCTCTCTGACTCTAAAAACAAGACTTATCTGCTCTCTGACTCTAACAACGAGACTCATCTGCTCTCTGACTCTAACAACGAGACTCATCTGCTCTCTGACTAACAACGAGACTCATCTGCTCTCTGAGTCTAACAACAAGACTCATCTGCTCTCTGACTCTAACAACAAGACTCATCTGCTCTCTGACTCTAACAACAAGACTCATCTGCTCTCTGACTCTAACAACAAGATTCATCTGCTCTCTGACTCTAACAACGAGACTCATCTGCTCTCTGACTCTAACAACAAGACTTATCTGCTCTCTGACTCTAACAACGAGACTCATCTGCTCTCTGAGTCTAACAACAAGACTCATCTGCTCTCTGACTCTAACAACAAGACTCATCTGCTCTATGACTCTAACAAGACTCATCTGCTCTATGACTCTAACAAGACTCATCTGCTCTCTGAGTCTAACAACAAGACTCATCTGCTCTCTGACTAACAACAAGACTCATCTGCTCTATGACTCTAACAACAAGACTCATCTGCTCTCTGACTCTAACAACAAGACTCATCTGCTCTCTGACTCTAACAACAAGACTCATCTGCTCTCTGACTCTAACAACAAGACTCATCTGCTCTCTGACTCTAAGAACAAGACTCATCTGCTCTCTGACTCTAACAACAAGACTTATCTCTGCTCTCTAACAACAAGACTCATCTGCTCTCTGACTCTAACAACAAGACTCATCTGCTCTCTGACTCTAACAACAAGACTCATCTGCTCTCTGACTCTAACAACAAGACTCATCTGCTCTCTGACTCTAACAACAAGACTCATCTGCTCTCTGAGTCTAACAACAAGACTCATCTGCTCTCTGACTAACAACAAGACTCATCTGCTCTCTGACTAACAACAAGACTCATCTGCTCTCTGACTCTAACAACGAGACTTATCTGCTCTCTGACTCTAACAACAAGACTCATCTGCTCTCTAACTCTAACAACAAGACTCATCTGCTCTCTGACTCTAACAACAAGACTCATCTGCTCTCTGACTCTAACAACAAGACTCATCTGCTCTCTGAGTCTCACAACAAGACTCATCTGCTCTCTGACTCTAACAACAAGACTCATCTGCTATCTGACTCTAACAACGAGACTCATCTGCTCTCTGACTCTAACAACAAGACTCATCTGCTATCTGACTCTAACAACGAGACTCATCTGCTCTCTGACTCTAACAACGAGACTCATCTGCTCTCTGACTAACAACAAGACTCATCTGCTCTCTGACTAACAACAAGACTCATCTGCTCTCTGACTCTAACAACGAGACTTATCTGCTCTCTGACTCTAACAACAAGACTCATCTGCTCTCTAACTCTAACAACAAGACTCATCTGCTCTCTGACTCTAACAACAAGACTCATCTGCTCTCTGACTCTAACAACAAGACTCATCTGCTCTCTGACTCTAACAACAAGACTCATCTGCTCTCTGACTAACAACAAGACTCATCTGCTCTCTGACTAACAACAAGACTCATCTGCTCTCTGACTCTAACAACAAGACTCATCTGCTATCTGACTCTAACAACGAGACTCATCTGCTCTCTGACTCTAACAACGAGACTTATCTGCTCTCTGACTCTAACATCAAAGGTTTTCAACTCTAAAAGAAGACGTAGCAGCTCTTTGACTCTAAAAGAAGACGTATCAGCTCTCTGACTCTAACACCAAATGTTTTCAGTTCTCTGACTCTAAACCAAGACTTATCTGCTCTTGTCTCTTGTTCCAGGAGGCGAATGTTTGAGGTAGAGGCGTATCTGACAGATCAACACACAGAATCAGAAGTAAAGTTATTTTATCATCTACACTTTTAGCTTAACCTGCCATTTTGAGACAATGGAAACTTACATCCTTACGTAGAAATCCTTTATCTAGAAAGGAAGTGTTGTAACCTAAAGCACACGGAAAAGGTCATTGGTGAAAGTTAATATAGGCTACCTAACCACATGTCTCTCTAGAGTCATAGAGATAGAGAGCAATTGCCTGTCTCTATGGGTAGAGTGACCTCAGTAAACATAGTGACCTGCGTTACCATGAAAACCCACAGGGCCCCCCATTCGGCATGGTTATCACCATGGTTTCCTGTTGTTCACTGTCTCGGGCCATCACTCAGCcgtttctcactctcacacacacgcacgcacacgcacgcacgcacgcacgcacgcacgcacgcacgcacgcacgcacacacacacacacacacacacacacacacacacacacacacacacacacacacacacacacacacacacacacaggtaaatgTGGTTGGTTTGGTGTTTATCATACTTGGGTTCACAATAGTGTAACACACAGTAGCTGGTGTACTGTTAACATGGGCAGAAGAATCAGTCTGTCAAGAAAAGCTTTTTATAACATTTGCTGTGTGGTCAGATTTAGTGTGATGTGAACATTGCAGTGAGAATTGCTTTCATTACACTTCTGTTACAGTGCTCCTTTTCATTTGgtctttacatttacatgataGAACATGATGAAATGAAAACTGATACAAGCAACATTAAAAATAATTTAGGTGCCAATTATTTTCAaaataacatctctctctctcatccagggGGTCACAGAGGAGCCCCCCCAGCAACCCCCTCTTCCCTCAcccccccagcctcagccccagggTTTTGACCCCTCCAAGCTCTATGCTAAGATCAAGCTGGACCTGCTGTATGGACGGCTGTGGAAGGCCTACCAGGGGACGGCCACAACCTGGGGCCCCACAACACAGCACGGGCCACAACAAGGGCCACAACAAGGGCGACAGCAAGTGGCAGAGCCAGGGCCACAGCAAGTGGCAGAGCCAGGGCCACAGCAAGTGGCAGAGCCAGGGCCACAAAAGGTATGTCTTTCTTTCTACACGTTTTATATGTATCTATGTATGAGGAAACCTTACTTTTCAAAGCAGTCAATTCAAAATAAAGGAATTTATTCAACTTCTACAGTGCTTTTCGTCACAAAAATAATCTTAAAGTGCGTGAAAAAGCCAAACGAAGAAGAATGGAATGAAACAGCTTTATGACAGACTGGGTCTGGACTAGGATGTTCAGTTAGACCGGATGTTTTTCAGTGTTTCAAACCTCCGACAGGTGGAGTGATAGTCAAGAATGAACCACATGTTTGTAGCGGTCTGTCCATGATACGGCGTTGCTCTCCCTTCTTGACATCTCAGTCgaccagacaggtcctacaggcgcTAGTTTCGGCGCACCTTAACTACAGCCCGGCTGTGCAGCAAAGGGACATAGGTACAATTGCAGTTGTTCCAGAACAAAGCAGCACCTAggtgcacagagacacacacagagggaaagaGTCAGTCacatgcatgtcagtctctcctggctcaaagttgagGAGAGAATGACTGCATCACTAGTGGTCTTTGTGTGAGGTGTTGATGTGTTGAAGGTACCgaactgtctgttcaagcagttGGCAGCACAGTTTGGACactcaggctgggtttctgtacagcactttgagatattagctgatgtacgaagggctatataaatacatttgatttgatttgatctttccACAGTGCCCACCAGAATAGAGGTTAGGAAACTCAAGTATTAAATAGAggcatgactacatggaactctctgccaCCCCAAGTAACTCAAGCTAGCAATTGAACCAGTTTAATAAAACAGATGAATCCTTACAAACGAAAGGGGACTGTGACGAGACACGtacattttacatacagtaccagtcaaaagtttggacacacctactcattccaggatttttctttattttcgtTATTTATACGAatagtgtgcaatgctgtcatcaaaaCAAAGGGTGGTTGCTTTGAagaacataaaatatatttttgatttgtttaacacttttttggttactacatgattccatatgtgttcttttatagttttgatgtcttcactattattctagaatgtagaaaataggaaaaataagggaaaacccttgaatgagtaggtgtgtccaaactgtagactggtactgtacagtgtATTGTAATTTGCACTGTTCTATGTATTAGACATAGATATTGTGTACGCACTGATAGGTAGGCTGTGTGTgatgttttaaatgtatgtatttcAGTCCTTGACTAATAATGTTCTGTACTATGTACTATatcatgtttcatgtggaccccaggaagagtagcggctaaaggggatcctaataaaataccaaatacaacTTGAATACAAAGCAAAAAATTATGTTTGTTGAAGCCTGTGCATCAAAAGACACAGAAATGACACGTACAACATTTGATAAAGTCAACATCATAATCAGGTCTACTTCCTTCTGGGGGAAAATTGGGCATCACAGAGGGAAGAACCGGAAGAATCCGTTCTACAACTAGAACCAGAACATCAACCACCTCTGGTAGGAAGAGAGGAACCAGTGACAGTGACTGAGCCTGAAACTGAGTCTGAGCTAATACCTCCACCAACCCTGCATCCTGGGACACAGACGGAGGAGATGGAGTCGGACactggtttatgaggggagtgtgtgtgtgtgtgtgtgtgtgtgtgtgtgtgtgtgtgtgtgtgtgtgtgtgtgtgtgtgtgtgtgtgtgtgtgtgtgtgtgtgtgtgtgtgtgtgtgtgtgtgtgtgtgtgtgtgtgtgtgtgtgtgtgtgtgtgtgtgttgggatgaATAATGTATTGTTGACATTGGTTGAAACTATCTGTCAATTAATACGATCAATCTTTATTGTCCCAGAGGGACATTTAGTGTGAGAATATTCAACTCATCTGAACTTTTAAACAGAGTTAAGGGTTTAATGACCTTTGGCTTTTTAAAGAGACCTGTTATTACAAGGAGTGAGACAGTGTATGTTTGTGGCTTTCTGTTGAATATAACTGAGTTATACTGATTCATgaccaatatacagtatataaaatatttttatgtTGTACTTAACAGTTTTGCTTATTTTGCAACAACATATTTCATTGTTCTACTGTAGGCGTATTACTGAAACCCTCTGAATATCCTTTTGCTGTATACTTAAATATACTTTGTATACTTTTATTTCAATAAAAAAATCGGACCATCAAAATTGATTCTCCTTCACTtgacatcagtggaggctgctgaggggaggacagctcat
The window above is part of the Oncorhynchus gorbuscha isolate QuinsamMale2020 ecotype Even-year linkage group LG21, OgorEven_v1.0, whole genome shotgun sequence genome. Proteins encoded here:
- the LOC124008876 gene encoding uncharacterized protein LOC124008876; translated protein: MVEQPSVPSGETRIREEDQRRGSETRIRDEDQRRGSETRIRDEDQRRGSEKRIREVDQRRGSEKRIREEDQRSGSETRIREVDQRRGSEKRIREVDQRRGSEKWIRDEDQRRGSTSVGLTTEQEMRKHLVYFLLALVLIHTGTASSVISVSHTQDREHLSITCRLLSENDTVSQINWEMISSLNHTTTKLKMGTFHPVFGTYVVPEYNDTVKIQSSASSRSSRLDLKEDAVEEVSQLCCVFITFPSGVLEHCAHTRINENTAEAQESEDAQRLLGERTLEQWSLLVGGSTISILSIVTSLYYCWKYCCRHCCHRRRMFEVEAYLTDQHTESEGVTEEPPQQPPLPSPPQPQPQGFDPSKLYAKIKLDLLYGRLWKAYQGTATTWGPTTQHGPQQGPQQGRQQVAEPGPQQVAEPGPQQVAEPGPQKREEPEESVLQLEPEHQPPLVGREEPVTVTEPETESELIPPPTLHPGTQTEEMESDTGL